In Acipenser ruthenus chromosome 33, fAciRut3.2 maternal haplotype, whole genome shotgun sequence, the sequence TCTGTGAATCAACGGAGCCTTCAGTTGTATATGTTATTGTGAGATCTACCACTTTGGGGGTAAAAAGGCAATGGAGACAGATTATACAACTAAGATACAGTCCCCCCCACTACTAGTACAACAAAGTGTGATGAAAAACATATTCTTCACATGACCCACATTGCTTCTatagaaaacacaagacagacaTCCAACCTAGGACAGAAACAACACTTAAAAAAGAAGAAGGACGATTTAGAAGTGGCGATTTTACTGTAGaaattaaaacttaaaataaatatatgccaTTTAAAAAGTGTACCTTCCAttgaccaaaaaacaaaaaaaaaacgaatacaCGACCGCTTACAATGGCATTACTAAACAGAAAAGACTGTTGCCATGGTATGTTAAATACACGATCCCATAAAGGAGATTTCTAACAGCGAAGGCACAAGCAATACCCCCTGTGCCGTTTTTCTGCACCCCTTTGTCGGATACCGGTACATAACATACTCTGGGGTTTAGGCCTAAGACAGCCAGGTTAAACATCAGTGGCACATTTTGAGTGCAAGAAACTACCTCCTCGCCTCCCCCACCGACACCCCGGTTTAAACTCTGCTCCCCCAAACCATAAAATCGATGCCCTCCCCCACCCGCTTACCTTTCCATCTCCTCTTCGCTCATTATCTCCGATTCGGGAGCCATGGGCATGTCACAATCTACACCCGCCATTTTACCACCAGGGGGGGAGAAAGAAGACACTTCCGGGGACCATAGACAGCTTGACTTGGACAGTGAGCGGCGGCACTGCGGCAATTTGtatccaattaattaatttattttttttaattttttttatttaatatgtgttCTCTTCGCAACGGGGAGAGGAGAGTAACGGAGACAAATTTAACTGTATAGGAAAGTGCTTATCTCCAAAGTGTTACCACAGCGCCTCTAGTGGTCTGGAGCGACAGtgatttaaaaattatttaaatatgattACAATAAGTTACAgcagaaatacaatttattttattattatagcagaaacacacacacacacacagagaagaaaCACAGTCCTgtgaggaaaacaaaaacaaacagcagtagAATTTGTACGGGTAGTGTGAAACCCCCCAAAAAGACTGCTGGAAGTAGATTTTCTGCTCTTTGATTAATTATCAAATTAACAAGCGGACACACCAAATGGGACACACAATACTGCACCGAAAACTATAGCCATAAAACCTAACGACCTCCGAAGCATAGGGGGCACTGTAGATTACAACTACCCCCCCCAAATAAAATTAAACGCTTTCTCCTCGTCGTTGATTCCACATGCAAAACAGTAAACAGGAAGTTCCCGGGTGAGTGTCtggtatttatttcatttaaaaaaaaaataataatgttgtatgATACACATAAATACGGGAACCTTACGTGTGATTAAAATAATGTTGCTGAAAACGCCCCGCGCCTTCTTCATTAACTGGTTTTGCTGTCATGTCATTTATTAATAAATTAGTAATGTACGAGCCTAGCCGACAGTGCGTTTAACATATTATAGGATTATTATGCCTGTTGTTGcatattattactgtatttatgttGTAATTAAGACCGATGACATTTTAGTGTTGGAAGAGAAATTGTGTAACATGTAAAAACACAACATCGGATTTCGAGAACGAAATAACTAACATTTTACTATGCACCGTTTGTACAGTTTGTGTGTGAAATGGaatattattttctattattacaaaacaatttaaacataGTGGACATTGTTATTGGCCAGCCAACAGAAAAATGGTCAAATTCGAATTACTTCCTTACTGTACTACGCTTTTACAGGTATATATGTTTACCGCCTGCTCCTGGACAGATAAACACACTGATTTATCTGTGTATGATGTGATTTTCAAGTGCCATGACGTTTTATGTTTTTCACAGTTGAATCACACCCGTGTCACACAGAGGGACTATGGGGAAGAGCTGTAAAGTGGTTGTGTGTGGATTTTCCGCTGTGGGCAAAACCGCCATCCTGGACATTTTTTGTTAGCGTATTTCTGCacgacctcagactgggacctaggagtcctgtgaggttccgACGTGATATCCGACAGCATGTGTTAACACAAGGTGTTAAGATAAggcaggactgaaagggttaagagcGTCTCTCTGCTGTGCTGCTTGCCCTCCCAGGTTCGGAGCCCATCGAGACTCTAGAGGACATCTACATCGGCTCAATCGAGACGGACCGGGGTGTGCGGGAGCAGGTGCGATTCTACGACACCCGGGGCTTGAGGGAGGGATCAGAATTCCCCAAGCACTACTTCTCCTTCGCTGAAGGCTTTGTGCTGGTCTACAGCATCAACAGCAAGGAGTCCTTCAAGCGCATGGAGGCCCTCAAGAAGGATATTGACAGATACAGGGATAAGAAGGAGGTGCGGAGATCTGCCTCAAAGTACAGTGACAGAACTGAAAGCTGTCTCTTGCTAAACACACTGTGTATATAATGTagcgtgcacatttattagaacacctcattgCTTCTGTATGGATttattgtgcatatgaaatcaaaccactggaactgaaaatcttggaaaatggtcaaaataggcaaattgggggttgtctaatttaattgatgactttaataggccacacatactatttgaaatgaattgcaagaaaaaaaggaaccacaaatggtaaaaatgcatgactttttaaaagtgcctattgtttctttatcactgattactgactgaaaattgaacTTCTCACACCCAGAGATTTTCATacatgtagatatatatatataaatgacaaatcttgaggtgttgtaatacatttgcTGTAAGACTATGATATGGTGTGAGCCTCAAGTTGTAGGGTACTATTAACATAAAATGCTAAAAATACTAAAGTGACTTTCACCCTGTATATACAAAGTATGAATTCCCCTGCCAAGCACAGAACATTTCTGCCCAACAACGTCCTGCGCTGTTGGTGCAGTGTATTCTACAGAGCAGATGTGGGTGCAGGCGTTTTTAAAGTAGTTTGGATAATTGCACAACATGACTGCCTTAGTTTGTTTTTTACTCAGTCTTTGCGTTTTAATTAATCACAATTTGAAAAAAGGGTTATTAACAGCACTTAGCCCTGTCTAACATAGCAAGCATCATCAAGGGCATTTTATAAGTGTACTTAATACTAGGGATTTCAAATTTACAGTGCCCTGTCTCTCACAACTCACCCAGACCTCCCTTCAGGAAACTTTGCAAGCGTTCTTACTGGGGACCTTTTGGTGAAACAGGCTGTGTTTTTACTGCAGGTGAtcattgtagtcctgggcaataAGTGTGACCTCCAGGACCAGAGGCGAGTGGACTATGATAGTGCCCAACACTGGGCAAAGACGGAGAAGGTCAGGCTGTGGGAGGTGTCCGTGGCCGATCGCCGGACGCTGATCGAGCCCTTCGTCCACCTGGCCAGCAAGATGACCCAGCCCCAGAGCAAGTCCACCTTCCCCCTGAGCCGCAAGATCAAGGGCAGCGGCTCTCTGGACAGCTGAAGAGGGTAGGGTGTGGAAGACACTCCTGATTTGGAACTTGTGGAAGTCTTTCAGCAGTATGGAACTGTAGTCAAAATGAATCATGCTGTTGTCAGTCGACCACTGTGGCACATGCTTCAACGTTCAGCGTTTTTGAAGCATGATGTGGTTCCGTTCTTCTGAAATGCCctgtcctttttgtttttgttaatattaTTACATTATGTGATGGTGTACTGGTGATTGTGAAAGAACACGTTCTGTATTTTCGTCTTGCTGGATTTTAGCGACCAATAGTAAAGCTTTTCGTCAGGCAGGTAAACTcacttctgtatttatttattttttttattttacctggggttttctccccaatttggaatgcccaattattatttgtattccgGTTCACCTCTGCAGCCCCCTGgcgacttgggaaacggaggctggaacatgcgtcctccgaaacgtgttcctacCAGTCCGTCATTTTTCTCACTGtagatccacagcgaggccaccagacctatagtgccggaggacaacacagatccgatggctccactgcagaactgcaggcaccctatcggccacaggggtcccCCGCCAatctaagccctccctacctgggcggcactcggccaattgtgcactgcctcctaggaacccccggtcatggtcggcagtGATGTAGCCTGGATTCGatcctgcgatctccaggctatagggcgcaacCTGCATTCCACGcggagcgtctttactggatgcaccactcgggaacGTTCTGGCAAAgcagtttgtcttttttttaaatgtaaaacatgttcttgtttttttaatactgtggTCATGAAATGTAGGGGAAATAGATACTTGCACTGTTAGGCACAGTGCAGGCAGGTGCTAAACATACTTCCCCTAAAGCTCCACCAATGCACTGCAAATTATATAAGGTGAATGCATTAACACACTGCAGCACGAAGTAGCCTGCGATTGTTGCAAATTGTAACACTAGAAAAGACATTTTGGTAAAATTTTTGATACAGAAATGTGCCGAGAAAATACCTTTCTTTGctttgaaaaatacataaatgtatgaTTTAGCAAAGTTGGTACAGCATATCGAAGAAATTCAtagatatatatgtgtatgtgtcaACACCTATGCTATACCTCAAAATACTGCATGTAGTAAATCAcgttttaaaagtaatttaccTTTGGTTGCTCGGAGATTCTCTTTCAGATATATTCACTGTGCACTGTGGAATGCTAATGGCCTGCAGATCGTGTATTTATAGCCTGCCAATGGCTagtgtaatatgtatttttttccagaGCAAAATTATCAGGTTACTCTTTAATTTATCTTGTTACAATTTGTAAAGACAATACAAGGTGgttatgaaatttaaaaaaaaagattaaaaaaaaaaaaaaactgactgatGTGTGTTTTTGTAGATTTTACCACACGCCTGGCTTTTGCTTGCAGCAGGAGGAGGTTATAAATAATTTACACAACATCAATCTCATTTATTGCTCTGGAAGCaaactagaaattaaaaaaaaatcctgcctttttattttatactaCTAATTACATAGACTTCAAAACCTTTTatggtatgtaaaaaaaaaaaaaaaaaaatggcactaCATATTTTTGTAGGTTTTGTATTGAATAAATGTCAACAATTTCATAATGAACTGTATTAGCAAATCTGTTTTAATTACACAGAACTCTGGATCTGAATACCTGTTTTGTGTGcatttcaaagtgcatggaaaaATTCAGTGGCCTCCAGAGGGCAGTATACAACTAAGTTGTGCTCCTGTgggggaaaataaaaacaaaaaaaactctttgGTCCTATAATGAAGCCCTTTGATTCCTGCTAATGCTATTAGGCGAATCTGCCATAACTATCGGATCACATTTGAAAATGAGTCCCTGTGATCTTTAATGTTCTGTATTAAATTTTCTCCTTAAGAAACCCCACCCCAGTGAAAAGGTTTACCACATGAGGCTGACACGTTTAAACAGTGCACGCATCCCACTGGCAAAAGAAACACATTCAAATTCATACCGTTGACATAGTCAGcgcacgtgtttttttttttatagaggtACAGTTTTGTATTGTACTGCGTACTGGATCGCATTCTTGTAACAAACATCGTTTGTTTTGCATCAATTGTCTTAGTGTTAACGAGGCCATCTTAAACAGCCTTGTCTGGTTAAAATAATggaaaaattaaataattaaagacTGACTGCAAACGATTGAAGACTGACAAAGCTATGCCTGCATGCCTTTTGGTAAGCCGATAAGCCAGTAGCAGACACCAGTAAGAAGATGGGCTGGCCGTTGATGTAAAGCTGTCAAAGGTTCACTGCGTGCATTATATGTTGCGAAAGCAGTATTGGAATGAAATTACCCCAAATACATTGTATGTGAATTTATGGCGCTATACTCAGTGTGCCTCAATTATTTGTTTAGTATCTGCAGTCCCTCGATACAAGGGTAATTCAGCAGAAGAAGAGGGAATAAATTAAACTCCGGGGATAGTAGCTGGTTGGTTTTACTGGGCAATAAACCACGATTTAAAATGTGGTCGCACGCTATGTACCGCTGAATAGGGCGATCACATTCACTTTTGATTTGTAATAGTACAGTATGTTTTGTCAGTTAATTCAGAGACGGGTGGCAGTCCCTTTCACGTTTTCTGATGACCTTTAATAGCAATCAAGCCACAAAGACAGCTATTGATAAATATAAGACTTCTGACCAGTCTTAAAAGACAGATTTTGGTGGCTTTTAGCATATGTCGGACACCCTTGAGGGGAGTAGCTACGTACAGGGGGTGGACAAACAATTACAAATGCCTGCAATATGTAAGGCAGTTCATCACATGACCCTTTAATTAGTTATGCCAGCCCTGATGGGTGTTCTGTAGTTATAACTGAATCTCTGTTTCTTGTCCTGGTGGACTTTGATAGAGAGGGTTGATagtaggtgcttggttggcaggtgcttccctaTAAGATATCAAATAAGTATCACTTAAGTTCACAGAAGTCTAAACTATGGAAAAATGAAGAAATCAGGGCTGGTGCCCCCCACCCAGTTCAGATCCCAGATTGAGATAAAAATCTGTGACAAATCATTAATAAAAGTAAAGTTAAACATACAAATGTAACTATATGTGCATTATGTCTGGGCAATTTCCAAGGCATAAAAACAACCCCCTTTTAGGGTCCCCTTGTCTGGCAGTCTGTGACGTTTCCAAATCTGCATTTTGAAGGCGGAATCATATTATGGTGTGAATTATTTGACTTGGGTGACCTATTCCAAGCCTGTGAGGCACTTTAGAATTGATGAATAATTTTGAGTACAATTGAACGCTGTAAATGCATTCAAAATACGTCTTTGTACTAGTAAGCCCTTTAAGAACTCAAGCTCAAATTACCCAAATTCACAGTCTCTAAACCTTAGGCATACCACCTGTAATTGTGAAAACTGTTCTCTTCTATAGTCCTGCATCAAGAAACTCCCGAACTCCCAAaaaaatttcaaatcaaattccAATCCTGCTGGGCCTTTTTCCTGATGGTTATAGCCTGTGGGCACTGTAGCGtgctaaaaaatgttttaaaaaggggccagattgttttttttattaccaaaataaaaaaaggaatgggACTTTTCATTGGCACTGCTCTACCCACATAAAACGAGGATAGATCTTGAAAGTTTTATACATTAGagatcttttgtttcacctcagcAGTTACAGCCATGACATTGTAACCCTATTCAATTTCTCCCTGCAGTATATCTTTCAGTGGCTTCTCTGAGTCATGTGATTAGGGCTTACAGTCATTTTTATAATGAGAGTCGGATTTACTGCAGTCACCACACAGAATATAGATgaggggttttattttttttttatgaactgtTTGGCGGATACAATTAATAAGATACTCTCACGaacccaatattttttttttttgagctaaCACTTTTTGATCCATTTAGTTGCCAGCTCATTTTTTGATAACACTAACCGTTACACAATTTAGTAATTTAAGATATTTCTAATTTATTTCAAACCATGCAgtatattaggaggctgtgtggtccagtggttaaagaaacgggcttctaaccaggaggtccccgg encodes:
- the LOC117433324 gene encoding NF-kappa-B inhibitor-interacting Ras-like protein 2; translation: MCSLRNGERRHRGHCRLQLPPPNKIKRFLLVVDSTCKTVNRKFPGSEPIETLEDIYIGSIETDRGVREQVRFYDTRGLREGSEFPKHYFSFAEGFVLVYSINSKESFKRMEALKKDIDRYRDKKEVIIVVLGNKCDLQDQRRVDYDSAQHWAKTEKVRLWEVSVADRRTLIEPFVHLASKMTQPQSKSTFPLSRKIKGSGSLDS